In Humulus lupulus chromosome 7, drHumLupu1.1, whole genome shotgun sequence, the following are encoded in one genomic region:
- the LOC133788259 gene encoding uncharacterized protein LOC133788259, protein MDSSPGNPEMYGRISNNTRRFGIQIPESNFIRAPLTAFLEHTGIFGGGSSVSQATRGFVGSRHSLNRSSRDSLQEEEDDEDDEYDVVPGDGEDEEEVSIRIIGAAEHQNELPAVDGANVVLRSGNDNAGPSSASEDGEGNVESGAGATNNNSRDSPYQRYDIQHFARWFEQILPFTLLLLLVFIRQHYQGFSITIWIAAVMFKSNDIVRKQTALKGERKIPILVCISSVFMLHVTCFYWWYRKDDLLYPLALIPPKAVPPFWHAVFVIMINDIMVRQAAMALKCMLLVFYRDSRGRDYRKQGQMLTLVEYLLLLYRALLPTPVWYRFFLNKEYGSFFSSLTTGLYLTFKLTSVVEKVQCFFVALRALSRKEVHYGSYATSEQVSAAGDLCAICQEKMHAPILLRCKHIFCEDCVSEWFERERTCPLCRALVKPAGIKSYGDGATSLYFQLF, encoded by the exons ATGGATTCATCCCCGGGAAACCCAGAAATGTATGGAAGAATTAGTAATAATACGAGGAGATTTGGAATTCAAATTCCGGAGTCGAATTTCATAAGGGCACCTCTGACTGCATTTTTGGAGCATACGGGTATATTTGGAGGAGGGAGCTCTGTTTCTCAGGCGACACGTGGGTTCGTCGGGAGCCGGCACTCGCTGAATCGTTCTTCGAGGGACTCTCTTCAGGAGGAGGAGGACGATGAAGATGACGAATACGATGTCGTTCCGGGGGACGGTGAAGATGAGGAGGAGGTTTCTATTAGGATCATTGGAGCGGCAGAGCATCAGAATGAGCTTCCCGCCGTAGATGGAGCTAACGTCGTTTTACGCAGTGGAAACGACAATGCAGGACCCAGTTCGGCGAGCGAAGACGGCGAGGGAAACGTTGAGTCTGGAGCCGGAGCCACGAATAATAATAGCAGGGACTCTCCTTATCAGAGATATGATATCCAACACTTCGCTAGGTGGTTTGAGCAGATTCTCCCTTTTACTTTGCTACTTCTTCTTGTCTTCATTAGACAACATTACCAAG GTTTTTCAATTACTATTTGGATCGCTGCAGTCATGTTCAAATCAAACGATATCGTGCGAAAACAAACGGCTCTAAAG GGGGAGAGAAAAATACCCATTCTTGTGTGTATCAGTTCAGTGTTCATGCTTCATGTGACCTGCTTTTACTGGTGGTACCGAAAGGATGACCTTCTGTACCCTTTGGCTCTAATTCCTCCTAAAGCGGTACCTCCCTTCTGGCATGCCGTATTCGTCATCATGATAAATG ATATTATGGTCCGGCAGGCTGCAATGGCCCTCAAATGTATGCTTTTGGTGTTTTACAGAGATAGTAGAGGCCGTGATTACCGCAAGCAG GGTCAAATGCTAACTCTTGTTGAGTACCTGTTGTTGCTGTACCGTGCCTTATTGCCTACTCCTGTATGGTACCGATTTTTCTTAAACAAAGAATATGGGAGCTTTTTCTCTTCACTAACTACTGGGTTGTATTTAACCTTCAAGCTCACATCGGTTGTGGAGAAG GTTCAGTGCTTTTTTGTTGCATTGAGAGCCCTGTCTCGTAAGGAAGTGCACTACGGATCTTATGCTACATCCGAACAG GTGAGCGCCGCGGGAGATCTCTGTGCAATTTGCCAGGAGAAGATGCATGCTCCTATACTTCTTCGTTGTAAACACATATTCTGTGAGGATTGTGTATCAGAATG GTTTGAGCGCGAAAGAACTTGTCCATTATGCAGAGCCTTGGTGAAACCAGCCGGAATCAAATCATATGGGGATGGAGCAACTAGTTTGTACTTCCAGCTATTTTAG